Within Candidatus Dadabacteria bacterium, the genomic segment GTCATAGACAGAAGCCGTTCCATCTTCTTTTATTCTCCGCCTTTGGGAGTTATCGTATTCGCATGAACAGCTTTAAAATCGCCCTTGTTCAGAACCGGGTGCACAAAGACAAAGACGAAAACCTGAAAAAAGCCATATTAAACGTAGAGAAAGCTTCTGCGCTCGGAGCGAACATAGTCTGTCTTCCCGAGCTTTTTCTCACCAGGTACTTCTGTCAATCTGAGGACACAGGCTGTTTTGATCTCGCCGAACCCATCCCCGGACCCACAACGGACAGATTCTGCGGGGAAGCGGAAAAAAGAGGAGTTTTCATCGTGTGCCCGCTTTTTGAGAAAAGGGCGTCCGGCGTGTATCACAACTCCCTTGTCCTTATCGATCCCTCGGGAGAGATTTCCGGCATTTACAGAAAGATGCACATACCGGATGACCCGGGCTATTTCGAGAAGTTCTACTTTGCTCCCGGAGACACGGGGTTTTCCTGTTTTGAAACCGCTTTTGCGAAGATAGGCACACTTATTTGCTGGGACCAGTGGTATCCCGAAGCGGCACGCATAGTATCGCTCAAGGGGGCGGACATTATCTTCTACCCGACCGCCATAGGGTGGCGCACGGACGAGGATGAACACTCGAAAAATACCCAGCTTGAGGCATGGAAAACTGTTCAGCGCGCCCACGCGGTCTCAAATGGAATCTATGTCGCAGCCGTGAACAGGGTGGGCTTCGAGGAATCGGGAGAAACCGGTGAAGGAATAAATTTCTGGGGAAATTCCTTTGTGTGTGACCCCCAGGGAACGGTGATCTGCGAGGCTTCCGGCGAGAGAGACGAGATCATACTGGCCGACATCGACCTTAGGAAGCTTGAGGAGACCAGAAGGAACTGGCCCTTTCTTCGGGACCGAAGAATTGACTCCTACTCCGAGCTTCGGCAAAGATTTATCGACAATGATTCCGGTACCTGAAATTGAGTGATTCTTCAGCGGTTCGTTACAGACTTCCAGCTGAATGGGAACCTCACGACGCCACCTGGCTTGTGTGGCCGCAGAACGTAAGCGATTGGCCGGGAAAATTCTCGGGGATCGAGAGGGTATACCGCGAGATCGTAAGCCACCTGTCAGAATCAGAGAAGGTGAGAATAATAGTTGACCCCGGAGGAACACAGAAGCGGGCCGAGGGGTTTCTCAGGGAAGAATCAACTGATCTTGGCAACGTGGAGTTCTACGAGTGCTCCACGGACAGATCCTGGATACGGGATTCCGGCCCCTTCTTCGCAAGAGACGGTTCCGGGGGGCTGAGCGTGCTTGATTTCGGGTTTAACGGATGGGCCAAGTACCCGGACTGGGAAAATGACGACATGATTCCAGGGTTCGTGGCCAAGACCCTTCGTCTTGACTCAGAAACCCCTGCATGTGTTGGAAAGAAAATCATTCTTGAGGGCGGAAGCATTGACGTAAACGGAGAGGGCTCCCTGATAACAACTAGGCAGTGTCTTCTGAGTACCGAGAAACAGGTAAGGAATCCTTCTTTCGGGAAAAACGACTACAAGGCGGTGTTCTCTGAGTATTTCGGCGCAACGAACGTTCTCTGGCTTAACGAAGGCATAGAGGGAGATGATACAAACGGCCACGTTGACGATATATGCAGGTTTACGGGTCCCAGCACGGTTGTCTTATGCCTTGAGAACAGCTCCCGGGACCCGAATTACCGCCCGCTTCGCGAAAACCTTGAGATACTCCAGGGCCTAGAGCTTGAGGATGGGGGAAAGATTGAAATCGTCCCCCTCCCGATGCCATCGCCGCTTTTTTTCGACGGAGAAAGACTTCCGGCAACTTATGCTAATTTCTACGTCTCAAACGAAAAAATTCTCGTCCCCGTCTATAACGATCCGAAAGACCGTGAGGCGCTCGGCGTACTGTCGGAACTTTTTCCCGCAAGACATGTGGTTGGAATTGACTGCATCGACCTTGTGTGGGGATTCGGAGCTATCCACTGCATGACAAAGGAAGAGCCTCTTCGCTGACCGTGCAAACTCAGACCGAGTTAATCACCGCGAGACCAGGTTAACCCCTTCGTACTCAAGAATCGCCCTTTTCACGTCAAGCCCCCAGCGGTAGCCGTGAAGATCCCCCGCCTTCCCTATAATACGGTGGCAAGGCACCAGATAAGCAATCGGATTTCCCGCCACGGCATTTGAGACGGCCCTTACGGCAGTAGGCACTCCTGCCGACTCCGCGAGTTCTGAATAGGACAAGGTCTCACCCTCCCGGACCTGCATCAGCTTTTCCCATACCTTGAGCTGAAACCGTGTTCCTAGGAGCAGTATCTCCGGAGGCCGTCTTCCCGGGGAAAACAGCAATTTCCGCAATACCTCGGCCGTCTTTTCGTCATCCCTTCGGTTCTTCGGGTTCGGCCATACCTTCCTGAATTCTTCCAAGTGGGTTTTAGGATCGGTGCGGAAAAAACTCATATGACATATAACTTCTTCGCAGATTCCGATAAGACATTTTCCAAACGGGCTACCGTGAATTCCGTAGATAAGGCGCATCCCGGACCTGGCTTCTTTCTTTTTCCCGGAAGAAATCTCTTTTGTGTTAACCACAATATCCCGCCATAAGTGATTCGGGAAGCTTTCCAAGACTTCATTATCGTGGGTTTTCACATTCATCGACTGCAAAACAAAACTACCTCTTTCCGAAAATCGATCTCGCTATTATCATCTTGTGTATCTCGTTTGTGCCTTCGTATATCTCCCCGACCTTGGAATCTCTGTAGATCTCCTCGACCTTGTAGGTGGAAGAGTCATGGGCAAGTTCCACCATAAGCCCGAGACCCCCGAATATCTGAACGGCGTCGCGGGCCATGGTAACGCTTATCTCCGAGCCGTAGTACTTGGCGGCGGATGTCTCGAAAGTCGGGAAAGGATCCCTGTTGTCAAGGCAGATCGCGGCCTTCAAATACAGGTTCCTAGCGTTTTCTATCTCAACGGCCCTCTGCGCCAGCAAAAACTGCCAGTACTGAAAATCGGCTATCTTTTTTCCGAAAGCCTCCCTCTCGTTCATGAACTCCACGCATTCATCGAACGCCGACTGCGCCATCCCCACCCCACTTGCCCCGATTCCCGTTCTTCCGTAAAGAAGGGAATTAACGGCGACCCGAAGGCCCTCTCCTTCCTTCCCTATTAGGTTTTCCCGGGGCACCTCCACATCCTTAAGATATATGTCGTAGGTAAGTTCTCCCCTGTTTCCGAGTTTTTTATCCGGGGCGCTCACAGAACAGCCCGGCGAATCAAGATCAACCACTATCATTATGGATTTGTCCCCCGCTGAGGCTAGCAGAGTAACGAAATCAGCCACCCCGGCGTTGGTTATATAGCGCTTGCGGCCGTTTACAATGTATTTTTTACCCTTCTTGCGGGCTTTCGTTACAAGAGACTCGGTCCTTACGTCAGAACCCGACTGGGGCTCCGTCATCGCAAATGACGCCACCGAGGTTCCATCAAGAGCCGCAGCGAGATATTTTTCCTTTATGTGAGGGGACCCCATAGCCAAGGTTTTTCCGGAAAGCAAAAAGTGGGCATTTATCGTTCCCGCGACGCTCGCGCTTATGTAGGCGAGTTCCTCCGCCATAACCGCTACTGCGCACGCCGGGTAGGAAAGACCCAGTCCCCCGTCCTTTTTTGAATACGGAATCCGGAAAAACCCCTCTGCGGCCATTTTCCTGAAAAGGTCACGGGGAAAATTCTCGTTTTTCTCGCTTTTCTCTCCTATGTCCCTAGCAATCGGAAGAACCTCTTTTTCGGCAAAATCCCTTACTTTCTTCCTGATTTCTCTCGTCTCCTCGGGAAAAAGATGCTCCTTGTAGAGCTTTGTCTGCATTCTTTGGGGTAACTTGCGCATTCCGCTAACTCCCGTAGTTAAAGATTGTACTTCTGCAAAGACAGGCTGGCATATGTCTTCCAAATAGTTTAACCAACTTATCAGATGAACGTTAAAAACATCTCAGGAGAACCGAGATCCGGAAGCAAAAATAAGAACCCTAGGTGCTTCCCGCTTCTCACTATCCTTGCTCTCAAGTAAAATGAATCTGAGCAAATCCGCACTTGGGAGGAACCAGTTGTCTCTTACCGGAATTGTCGTACCGTACTGGGCCGACGTAAAAAAAGATGATCTCACCTATTTTTCGAAACTGGCAGAAGACTTAGGCTACCACTCCATCTGGGTTCCCGAAATGTGGGGACGGGACGCATTTTCCTTAATATCCCACATGGCTTCGGTCACAGAAAGGATAAATCTGGCCACCGGTATCATCTCCGTTTACAGCAGGTCTCCGGCACTCATAGCGCAGACGGCGGCCACCGTGGATGAGTACTGCGGGGAAAGATTCATCCTTGGACTCGGGATAAGCAGCGTTTACCTCAACGAATACTGGCACGGCACGAAATTCGAGCGGCCCCTGAGACGGACACTTGAGTGCGTCGAGATAATAAGGACGACACTTGCAGGAAAGAGAGTCGACTATGAGGGGGAGATTTTCAGGCTTAAAAACTTCAGGCTTCTTTTTAAGCCCCGACGAAGCGAGATCCCCATATATATCGCATCCATGGGACCGAAAAACATCGAGCTTACCTCCCAGGTCGCTGACGGCTGGATTCCCTATCTCTGCCCCGTGGGCCTTATTAACGAAAGAAAAAAGGTGCTCGCTTCCAGCGGAAGAAAAATAACCGTGGCCCCGTTTATTCCGGCGATGGTTTCCGAGGACCGAAGCGAATCAAGAGAAATCGTAAGGGAATTCGTGGCCCTTTATGTATGCTCCATGGGAGATTATTACAATAAGCTCGTAAGCAGCTATGGATTCGGGGAAGAAGCGGACAGGGCGAGAAAACTCTGGCGGGAAAACAGAGCGGAGGCTATAAAAAGCATAAGCGACGAACTGCTTGATCTTGTTTCCGTAAGCGGTTCCCCGGAGGAGGGAAGAGCAAAGCTCGCGGAGTTCGCCGAGAGCTCCGATCTCCCCATTCTCATGTTTCCCTACAACGCTTCAAGAGAGCAGACAGCTTTTGCAATGAAGGCGCTTGCCTCTTGAGAGAACAGTCCGGGCTTAAGGGTCAGGTCTTGACATAATTTCCTGTCTTCATTATAATCCCTTCTATGGCAAGGCCGCTAAGACCGGAATACGCAGGGGCCGTCTATTACGTCTCCTCAGTCGGGAACAGAGGGCAGAGCGTCTTTCAGAACTCAGCCGACGGCAACACTTGGATAGAAGTCCTCGAGGGGGTATGCGGAAGGTTCGGATGCCTCTGCTTTGGCTACTGTCTCATGTCCGACGGGTACCATCTGGTCATTGAGACCCCAAAGCCCAACCTCTCAAAAGCCATAAGACAGCTAAACGGCGTTTACACTCAGCGTTCAAACAGGCTGCACGATACAGACGGTCATGTTTTCCGGGGAAGATATAAATCCATAGCTGTCCAGAGGGAGAAATATCTTCTACCCCTTATGGCCCATATCTTTCTTCTCCCCCTTCGAGCCGGGTTCGTACAACATCCCAACCAGTTCAAATGGAGCAGTTGCAGGTACCTTTACGGAAAGGATGAAGCGCCAGGATACATAGACCTCGAGTGGTTCTCAGAAGGATTCTCTTCGGATATAAACGCTTTTGATGAGTTTCTCGAAGAGAATAGTTCGCGCGACGTGATCTCGGAAGCCCGAAAGCAGGTATATCTCGGCGATGATGGATTCATAGAGCTTGTGCAGGAAAAAACGAAGAGGGATTCGCGGTCAAAAGATATTCCCAAGTATCAGCTCACAAAACCCCTACCGGGCATGATAGACGGCTTCATGCGAAGCGGACACTCAAGAGAGGAAGCGATAGCTAAAACCTACCTTACGGGGGACTACACACTGAGAGAAGTTGCCGACGCGGTCTCAGTTCACTACTCGGTTGTGAGCAAGATCGTAAGCGAAT encodes:
- a CDS encoding carbon-nitrogen hydrolase yields the protein MNSFKIALVQNRVHKDKDENLKKAILNVEKASALGANIVCLPELFLTRYFCQSEDTGCFDLAEPIPGPTTDRFCGEAEKRGVFIVCPLFEKRASGVYHNSLVLIDPSGEISGIYRKMHIPDDPGYFEKFYFAPGDTGFSCFETAFAKIGTLICWDQWYPEAARIVSLKGADIIFYPTAIGWRTDEDEHSKNTQLEAWKTVQRAHAVSNGIYVAAVNRVGFEESGETGEGINFWGNSFVCDPQGTVICEASGERDEIILADIDLRKLEETRRNWPFLRDRRIDSYSELRQRFIDNDSGT
- a CDS encoding agmatine deiminase family protein, with protein sequence MSDSSAVRYRLPAEWEPHDATWLVWPQNVSDWPGKFSGIERVYREIVSHLSESEKVRIIVDPGGTQKRAEGFLREESTDLGNVEFYECSTDRSWIRDSGPFFARDGSGGLSVLDFGFNGWAKYPDWENDDMIPGFVAKTLRLDSETPACVGKKIILEGGSIDVNGEGSLITTRQCLLSTEKQVRNPSFGKNDYKAVFSEYFGATNVLWLNEGIEGDDTNGHVDDICRFTGPSTVVLCLENSSRDPNYRPLRENLEILQGLELEDGGKIEIVPLPMPSPLFFDGERLPATYANFYVSNEKILVPVYNDPKDREALGVLSELFPARHVVGIDCIDLVWGFGAIHCMTKEEPLR
- a CDS encoding methylated-DNA--[protein]-cysteine S-methyltransferase is translated as MQSMNVKTHDNEVLESFPNHLWRDIVVNTKEISSGKKKEARSGMRLIYGIHGSPFGKCLIGICEEVICHMSFFRTDPKTHLEEFRKVWPNPKNRRDDEKTAEVLRKLLFSPGRRPPEILLLGTRFQLKVWEKLMQVREGETLSYSELAESAGVPTAVRAVSNAVAGNPIAYLVPCHRIIGKAGDLHGYRWGLDVKRAILEYEGVNLVSR
- a CDS encoding acyl-CoA dehydrogenase; protein product: MRKLPQRMQTKLYKEHLFPEETREIRKKVRDFAEKEVLPIARDIGEKSEKNENFPRDLFRKMAAEGFFRIPYSKKDGGLGLSYPACAVAVMAEELAYISASVAGTINAHFLLSGKTLAMGSPHIKEKYLAAALDGTSVASFAMTEPQSGSDVRTESLVTKARKKGKKYIVNGRKRYITNAGVADFVTLLASAGDKSIMIVVDLDSPGCSVSAPDKKLGNRGELTYDIYLKDVEVPRENLIGKEGEGLRVAVNSLLYGRTGIGASGVGMAQSAFDECVEFMNEREAFGKKIADFQYWQFLLAQRAVEIENARNLYLKAAICLDNRDPFPTFETSAAKYYGSEISVTMARDAVQIFGGLGLMVELAHDSSTYKVEEIYRDSKVGEIYEGTNEIHKMIIARSIFGKR
- a CDS encoding LLM class flavin-dependent oxidoreductase codes for the protein MNLSKSALGRNQLSLTGIVVPYWADVKKDDLTYFSKLAEDLGYHSIWVPEMWGRDAFSLISHMASVTERINLATGIISVYSRSPALIAQTAATVDEYCGERFILGLGISSVYLNEYWHGTKFERPLRRTLECVEIIRTTLAGKRVDYEGEIFRLKNFRLLFKPRRSEIPIYIASMGPKNIELTSQVADGWIPYLCPVGLINERKKVLASSGRKITVAPFIPAMVSEDRSESREIVREFVALYVCSMGDYYNKLVSSYGFGEEADRARKLWRENRAEAIKSISDELLDLVSVSGSPEEGRAKLAEFAESSDLPILMFPYNASREQTAFAMKALAS
- a CDS encoding addiction module toxin RelE produces the protein MARPLRPEYAGAVYYVSSVGNRGQSVFQNSADGNTWIEVLEGVCGRFGCLCFGYCLMSDGYHLVIETPKPNLSKAIRQLNGVYTQRSNRLHDTDGHVFRGRYKSIAVQREKYLLPLMAHIFLLPLRAGFVQHPNQFKWSSCRYLYGKDEAPGYIDLEWFSEGFSSDINAFDEFLEENSSRDVISEARKQVYLGDDGFIELVQEKTKRDSRSKDIPKYQLTKPLPGMIDGFMRSGHSREEAIAKTYLTGDYTLREVADAVSVHYSVVSKIVSEYEKTSSLSR